From the Salarias fasciatus chromosome 16, fSalaFa1.1, whole genome shotgun sequence genome, one window contains:
- the LOC115403153 gene encoding fidgetin-like, translated as MITSTSIYGLKMQWTPEHTQWAEQHFDISSTTRSPAHKVEAYRGHLQRTYQYAWANDDISALTASNLLKKYAEKYSGILEGPNERALLCSYSDSTTGLMNGRKSENESWQEGIYPMNCAPDVISVSKAGMTAALPPTDVSASIGSSPGVASSLSEPSYSSSNCGSHTATTLHSGLPSQEYTASYNGSYLHSSYSGQSTPALPSPHPSPLHSAGLLQPPPPPPPPALVPSYNAGSPNLPNYNYPSTGYASQTAVGPGYSPGGAPPPSAYLPSGIAAPTPIPPSTLPGYTYQSHNHTPIAPTPLNGSTSNSLKRKAFYMSGHGDMDSSYGNFNYSQQRSSQSPMYRVSDGSDSNRGNGFERNAEAPSLAFKPTKQPMSSDQQRKFNLHSGRALTPPSYGSTKSSAGDLRTGEPYNKFGSPIMSEPAEEHRQHHSHSLTGPDIGTATSSIHAAEEQLKNSDSNLVEMVTTEILQQGSPVDWSDIAGLDMAKAAIKEEILWPILRPDMFSGLTTLPRSLLLFGPQGTGRTLLARCMASQLGAAFLRISSSALVTKWLGEGDKVIQASFLVARCRQPAVVFISDVDLLLSAQLSEESPVNHLKAELLIQLDSVLTSAEDHVLVVCSTSKPEEIPESLRRYFTKRLLIPLPDGTARHQIISQLLSQHNYCLSDKEMSLLVQRTEGFSGLDVAQLCQEAVVGPLHGLPGTDLSSIHPSQMRPVSYQDFDNVFCKFQPSISQKELDMYTEWNKMFGCSQ; from the exons ATGATCACTAGCACCAGTATTTATG GTCTAAAGATGCAGTGGACCCCAGAGCATACACAATGGGCAGAACAACACTTTGACATCTCATCCACTACCCGCTCGCCGGCACACAAAGTAGAGGCCTACCGGGGGCACTTACAGCGAACATACCAATATGCGTGGGCAAACGACGACATCTCTGCACTGACTGCCTCCAATCTGCTTAAGAAATATGCAGAGAAATACTCTGGGATCCTAGAAGGCCCAAATGAAAGAGCCCTGCTGTGCTCTTACTCCGATAGCACCACTGGACTCATGAATGGACGAAAGTCAGAGAATGAGTCCTGGCAGGAGGGGATTTACCCAATGAACTGTGCTCCAGATGTTATATCTGTGAGCAAAGCTGGAATGACAGCTGCCCTACCCCCTACAGATGTGTCTGCTAGCATAGGCAGCTCCCCAGGGGTGGCCAGCAGCTTGTCTGAGCCTAGCTATTCCAGCAGTAACTGTGGGAGTCACACGGCGACTACTCTCCACTCGGGCCTCCCCTCTCAGGAATATACTGCCAGCTACAACGGCTCGTACCTGCATTCTAGCTACAGCGGCCAGAGCACCCCGGCCCTCCCCTCCCCACATCCGTCTCCTTTGCACAGCGCCGGGCTATTACAGccgcctcccccaccccctcccccggcTTTAGTGCCGAGCTACAACGCCGGGTCTCCAAACCTTCCCAACTACAATTATCCTTCGACGGGGTATGCTTCACAGACTGCTGTTGGCCCTGGTTATAGCCCTGGGGGAGcacctcctccttctgcttATCTGCCATCCGGTATTGCGGCTCCGACACCGATCCCTCCCTCCACATTGCCTGGCTACACCTACCAGTCCCACAACCATACACCGATCGCACCAACACCTTTGAATGGCAGCACATCCAACTCATTAAAACGAAAAGCTTTCTACATGAGTGGACATGGAGATATGGACTCAAGCTATGGTAATTTTAACTACAGCCAACAGCGCTCCTCACAGAGTCCGATGTACAGAGTATCAGACGGCAGTGACTCAAACCGGGGCAACGGCTTCGAACGGAACGCCGAAGCGCCGTCTTTAGCTTTTAAACCAACCAAACAGCCGATGTCCTCTGATCAGCAAAGGAAATTTAACCTACACTCCGGCAGAGCACTCACCCCTCCATCCTATGGATCAACCAAAAGCTCTGCCGGCGACCTCCGAACAGGCGAACCCTACAATAAGTTTGGCTCTCCCATCATGAGTGAGCCAGCCGAAGAGCACAGGCAGCACCATTCCCACTCCCTCACAGGCCCCGACATAGGTACAGCTACCTCGTCCATCCACGCTGCAGAGGAACAACTGAAGAACAGTGATTCCAACCTAGTGGAGATGGTGACCACAGAGATTCTTCAGCAGGGCTCCCCAGTGGACTGGAGTGATATTGCAGGTCTGGATATGGCCAAAgcagccattaaagaggagatACTTTGGCCCATTTTGAGGCCTGATATGTTTAGCGGACTTACCACATTACCTCGGAGCCTCCTTTTATTTGGACCTCAGGGAACTGGTAGAACACTGCTTGCACGCTGCATGGCCAGCCAGCTGGGAGCTGCCTTTTTACGAATAAGCAGCTCGGCCCTGGTGACCAAGTGGCTGGGGGAAGGAGACAAGGTCATCCAGGCCTCTTTCCTCGTGGCCCGGTGTCGCCAGCCAGCCGTGGTCTTCATCAGCGAcgtggacctgctgctgtcggCCCAGCTCAGCGAGGAgagcccagtcaatcacctcaAGGCCGAGCTCCTCATACAGCTCGACAGTGTTCTGACTTCTGCGGAGGACCACGTTCTCGTGGTCTGCTCCACCAGTAAGCCCGAAGAGATCCCGGAGTCCCTGAGGAGGTACTTTACCAAGCGATTGCTCATCCCCCTGCCTGACGGGACCGCACGACACCAGATAATCAGCCAACTGCTCTCACAGCACAACTACTGTCTTAGTGACAAGGAGATGTCACTCCTAGTTCAGAGGACCGAGGGTTTTTCAGGACTGGATGTAGCCCAGCTATGTCAAGAGGCTGTGGTCGGGCCTCTCCACGGCTTGCCAGGTACTGACCTTTCCAGTATCCACCCGAGTCAGATGAGACCGGTCTCGTACCAGGACTTTGACAATGTGTTTTGCAAATTCCAGCCAAGCATATCACAAAAAGAACTTGACATGTACACTGAGTGGAATAAAATGTTTGGTTGCAGCCAATGA